In the Ptychodera flava strain L36383 chromosome 1, AS_Pfla_20210202, whole genome shotgun sequence genome, ttttccttgaatttgactttaatggtcacctttctagtaggctatatgacaagagagatgatttcaactgtagtatcatcaatttccaacacttcatcagtaatattcctgTCTCACCAGCTTAtagggtatacatttcccagcttattcgatatgcaagagcgtGCAGTTTATAATAgcgattttgtagagagacatagtCATCTCTCTTACTAACTGTTAAACCACGATTACTTCAGAGAAAGACTTGTCCCTACATTTAAACGCCTTTTTGCAGATATCACAAGCTAGTagaaaaaagtatctctcttcgacaaatgatcgctgattgcatcagtgacattggaccTTAGTTGGTGACCAATGCCAAtttgacttatagattgatatatggcgggtgccacatgtggggcaggatgcgcttactattttcgagacacctgacatcacttcttggcctTTTTGACAGAGGACCATatgtctttctttcatgaatttgactttgttgtgtgtaccggtgctttactgtctattctgtgctgttttgtctctatgtttataaatataattgtattaCGAATTTGATCTAGTGTTATCAgattatggatgggtatgattgcaattatttttgAACGCGCCGCACAGAGCAaaatatttcttaaaatttgctgattgaatgattgatcTAATGATTGAGTAATTCATAGGTATCCCAATTCGTAATGTCGtagaaaaatatttcagcatTACCAATAAACAGGAAAGCCCCGTAGCAGAATGTACTTTCTAAATAATCAATTACTTGTGTGAATATCAAtacatgatgaaatatttctgttgttcctttgaaaatgacatttcttTAGGCTAGAGATAACGGATAAATTAAAGCTCTTTGTATAGAATAAATGGTCAGTTTTGCAGAAAGGAATGCAATTTGAAGCCGATCATGTTGATTGCGATAAAGGTCCTTTTCACTAAATTCATGTATCTGTCCCTGCATGATTTCTCAGAGGCGATTAACTGACTCATCGCTCTCTCAGTACATTGATATAGGTGCCCCTTTGTTTTCCCTCGTCAAAATATTCTACAAATTGCTTAATTGCTTCTGATATCTTCCATATTAGGTTTGACACTTCTTACTTCTTATATCCTGGTGGACCAGCCAACAAAGTTGCCGGCAAAATGTACAACCAGCGTGGTGGCTATCTGAAGTACGATGTCTATTCGTTTGATAGGCAGTTTTTCAAGATTCCTCCAGGTACGTCGAGTTTTCGAACTGCCGTTTATTTGTAACATCAGTCAAGCAGCTTGAATTATGCATTTATAATTGTTTAACGGAGAGTGCTTTTGCAGTTCAAAAGCAAATGTAAAGGACAGTAAGAAATAAGGTTTAGATTGTTATCGTTCATGTGTctgtcttaaggtagaatgcattcggggacagatatttcgtctttcaaactttttacaattcttttgtaaCCAACAAAGCTCatggagagaaaaaaattaacgtCTAGTTTTTGCACGAAGACCCCctattattattcttgattttgaaacagaGAGGTTGAAAGATATCATGAGAAAATCTTTAGCGAAAGTCTGTCTTTCATATTCGAGGTGCATACCACCTTAAATCTAAACCAATAAGCAGTTACAGTAGTCAGTTAAGATGGTCAATTTCTAAACTATATACAAAGGATGGTATCTTTCATTGATGATGAAATTTCCCTATATAGTTTGCAGTGTACGTGTGTCTCAAGGCCAACAGATATCCAATAGGCCTATATGAAATATTTGCGCCTACATGTTTTGTCTGGTGCATAGACATGTTAATTAGACTGCAAAGTATTGAAGGTATTCTCAGCTTATCATGATCATAATCTTTGCTTTAGATGAGGCAGAATATATGGATCCCCAGGTACGCCTGCTTCTAGAGGTTGTCTTTGAAGGTTTGGAAGACGCTGGATTACCACCCTCACGCGTTCGAGGTTCCAACACCAGTGTCTACGTGGGCCTTACAGCAAGCGAATATGCCTCCCTGGCATCCTACCCTCCTGGCAACGTCAGTCAATATTCAAACTCTGGTGTCAACTCATGCATGGCTTCGAATAGAATATCATATGAGTTCGACTTGAAAGGTCCCAGCTACACTATTGATACGGCGTGTTCATCCTCTCTCTATGCCATACACCAAGCGTGTGAAGCTATTAGAAATGGTGACTGTCAGATGGCTGTTGCTGGCGGTTCCAACCTTCTACTGCTGCCAGACACGAGTATTGGTTTTTGTCAGGCCGGAATGCTGTCTCCTGATGGGAAGTGTAAAAGTTTTGATGCCAAAGCTGATGGTTACTCAAGAAGCGAAGGTGCTGGTGTTGTGATCCTGAAACCTCTTGCAAAAGCGGTAGAAGATGGCGATCCAATCTATGCAGTGGTTCGTGGGGGCGCTCTCACTAATGATGGTCGCACACCTGGAATAGCCAACCCCAGCTATGAAGCCCAGATTGATCTGGTTGATAAAGCATACAACCATGCCCGAGTGAGCCCTCATGATGTCCAATACGTAGAGGCTCATGGCACCGGTACTCAAGTGGGCGACACTACAGAAGCTAATGCTCTTGGTGAGGGGATGGCACGAATGAGACCAAAGCAAATGAAACCACTGTACATAGGATCAGTCAAGTCAAACTTCGGTCACACTGAAGGAGCCGCTGGTGTTGCTGGGGTGATAAAAGTAGCTTTGTGCCTAAAGAAGAAAAAGATTCCGAGAGTTGTACATTTCCAAGAAGGAAATCCTAATATTGACTTCAAGAAAAATGGTGTGGCAGTACCGGATAGACTAATTGCCTGGCCGAAAGTCAGCAAAGGGATAGCTGGATGCAGTTCGTTTGGTTTTGGGGGTGCAAATGCACACATCGTTCTCGAAGAATTCATTTCATCTGCTGCTGTCAGCGAAAACATCGAGATGGAAGTTAAAAGAGGGTTTGCAGAAATTTCAGCGCAAATAAACCAACAAAGCAACATAGACCCCTTTCCAACGCTTTTGGTGATGTCTGCAGCAACAAAAGAAGGACTTGAGAGACGCGTATCTGATTGGATTACCTATCTGGAAAATGACATAGGAGAAGATTTTCAAGAGTTTGCCAATTCTGCGTATACATCAGCCTTGAAAACGCAACATCACAGTCACCGCTGTGCTGTCATTTGTCGGAGAAAAGAAGAGGCTATCAGTGAGCTGAAGGGAAAACTGGAAGGTATGccatcagaaaatttcattgagaGTATGGCACGTGACTCTAATCAGTTGCATCTGGTGTTCGTGTTCTCTGGTATGGGCACACAATGGTGGGGTATGGCGAGACAGCTAATGAATACTGTTTTATCATTCAGAGAGACTATGAAGGTAAGTAATAAAGTCATTTCCCAACAAAGAGTCAATGATAGGCTGGAATTCTCATCTATTTGAAGCATTGAATTGCCCTTCAATACCTTTATATATGTATTCATTTACTTTTGCCATCTATTACGGCTGTAAAgagttaaaatacaaaattcaaaatagccaagGACAGGTTtacacttataaaatgtttatcaaaaaGTGTCAAAGTAATTAAGCTGATGTGATTACCACTTAACTCTTTGTCTTGCACAGAAAATCGACAAAATTCTCAGAAagtttggtgcgaagtggtccCTGGTAAAGCTGTTGACAGATGAAACAGACAAGGATCGTATAAATAAAACAGGTAGGATcgaagtttattttcaaacgttTATGACGAATTATACTGCAAGCAATCCATTGAACATCAGTTTTAAACTTGATGAAAGACACGCCACATTTCTTCATAGTAATGGGAAGTGAAGTAAGTAAAATATTTTAGTGATGTTTTAGTACACCAAATACTTTCAATAAGAGTACCAGTTGACCAATTATTTGCGCTCATTCTGGTTTGTTTTTGCAGAAATTGCACAGCCATCAATTTGTGCTGTACAGATCGGGCTGGTTGAACAATGGAGATTATGTGGAATTAATCCACATGCGATTGTTGGTCACAGTGTTGGCGAAGTTGCCGCAGCATACACAGCTGGTTTACTGACCCTAGAAGATGCAGTTCGTGTCATTTACAACAGAGGGCGCCAACTTAGACATACAAGCGGATCAGGTACGATGCTGGCAGTGTTACACCCTGTTGAAGAAGTGAAGATGAAATTGGAGAAAGGTGGCCTGCAAAAACGTCTGGACGTAGCTGCCATTAACAGCCCGACACAAATAGTCTTGTCTGGTGAGACGTCTATTATACATGCTTTCTCTTCCAGTCTTAAgcaagaaaatatcaaaaacgtTATTCTCAAAGTCAACAATGCATTCCACAGCTATCAGCAAGAAGTTGTTAAATCTAGGTTTCTGaagaaaatcagatttctttctGAGTCTGCAGAGAATGCCGAATTGAAATACAGTTCAACAGTTCCCATGTTGTCCACAGTGACCAATGAATTCATTACAAGAAAAGATGCTTTAGATCCAAACTACTGGTACCGTAACATAAGACAACAAGTAAGGTTCATGCCAGCTATTCAAAAATTACTAGAAGAGGGATACACCAACTTTCTTGAAATTGGCCCTAATCCAGCACTCAAACCTGCATTGAATGATATATTTGCCGTAAATAACTCCCGACATTCTAAGCCATTCACCACACATTCCCTGAAACGACCACGTAACACCAACGCACTGTCTGATGATTTGACAGATTTCATGCAGTCCTTTGCTAAGCTTTATGTCGAAGGCTGTCAGGTAGACTTAGGAAGTTTGTTTAGTATTGGTCAGTACAAAAAATGTCTCATACCATCCTACCCATGGCAACGTGTAAAGTGTTCATGCGAATCTCCAAGTAGCAGAGATTTGTATAGATTCCCTATGGAGAACCATGCCTTGCTTGGTAAAAGACAGGAATTGTCCCATCTTCTCAACTCTCCCTTATCAGTCTGGAAATCCGAGATATCCATTGTCACAATTCCATGGCTGAAGGACCATGTTGTGCAAGGAAATGTCATTGTACCAGCTGCTGCATTTGTAGAAACAGCTTTTGCTGCAGCTCGGGAGTTGGACGCATCTTACACAGATATAGTACTTAGGAATCTCTTGTTTGAGCGTTTTCTGTTTGCCCCCGATTCTGCAGTAGCCACAACAACAATCGAAACAACAGTACAGGAAGAAGATGAGGAGCGCAAAAAACTTTTCCTTCGAAGTAGAGATACAAAGAGTGGATCATGGGTACAACATTCTACTATGGATATTTACTCATCTTCCATCACCAATGAAATCAGCAGCAACACGATTAAGCCAGAATCCAGACTCAATATTGCAAGCATCGGAAAGAAGTTTAATATGGTGTTGCAAACTGAAGACTTCTTCAAGTTAGCAGCAGAGTGTGGTTTTAAATTAGGTAGTTCATTTCAATGCACCAAAAAGGTTCATTTCAGTATTGATAATGCTGAAAGTATTGTCTTTTCCGAAATGTCTCAGGAAGTGCAACAGGAATCAAGAAAGTACATCTTTCATCCTGCTTTTCTGGACTCAATTTTCCAAGGATATGCTGTCCTGAAGTACTTCATCACAAAGAGAAATGCTGAAGCTGCTAACATACCGTTCACCCCCCAATTTGGTGTACCAAGTTCGATGGAAGAAATTACCCTGAAAGGACAAGCTCCAAGAAATGTGGTTTTCAACACAAAGTTGACACAAGTTGGTGATGAATACTTCGCTGATGTAACAGTGGCAAATGAAAAAACCATGGAAATCTTTTGTAAGATAAAAGGTTTCAAGTTTGCTGAAATACGGTCATCTTCTGACAAACAACTGCTGTGGTATACCAAATGGGATAAAGTCTCAACTATTTCAAATGATGGACAACACACCCAAGACATGGAAATGCCAGAAAGTCCAAAATTAAGAAAGTATCTTATCTTAGGAGATGAAACAAATTTTGCATCACACTTGAGATCAAAATTCGATGAAAATGGAGACgacaacatgggcatttcatgCAAATCGCGTACAAATAAATCATGGCAAACAGAGTTTGAAGAAGTCTGCAACATGTTTGGTCCTACTGACATTGTATTTGCTGCCGCACTCACAAGAAAACATGATGCAGAATCTCTTCTGAATTGGAGCACATTTGAAGAAACACAAGCTGTCTGTGGTACTTTGTGTGTGAGTGCATACAATGCACTCACCACTATCTATAAAGAATGCTATCCAACCTTATGGTTGATTACCCAAGGGGCTCTCGCAGCTCTTGATCTAGAGGAAACACAACCAGCTATGACAGGAGTCACTGCTGTGGGCTCAACAATTATGCATGAGAATCCAGAGTTTCCCGTCTACATGGTAGATTTGCCTCTGAATCACAATAGTTCAGATTTGGCGATATCCGCCTTTCATTTCCTTTGCAAACCCTTATTGTACGAAAATCAGATCGCCTTAAGACTGTGTGAAGGCGACGAAGGGGCTGTCATTGTGTATGCACCACGCATCAAAGTAGAGCCCATGACAAGTTACCATGGAAGTGTCACAACCAAGGCTTGGAAGCTTGTGGACAATGGAGACACTTCATGGAATATCAAAACACAcaaatatgaatacaatgaagAATTC is a window encoding:
- the LOC139136803 gene encoding uncharacterized protein — its product is MQGRIDAPSLLLNPYANSEIPEPLNKEDSRSRPSLPHLAITRDCLDYATFLVEQGYGFRPHEQDILMQRVLTAQIKVKKRVDVLKFLLDNGADLNHRYAGGNTPLHYSAGMTGPTDILETLLSYGADVDALNDDQCTPLFFAMQGNNMYSASLLIDNGSNLGHKNIQGLTAFDFILNFDEWIECPYFSDEIKARLKEMGNATSKAIPRRLVVDDDPSLPIHRKVAIVGIGCRYANGIDDAQKFWKMLVDGMDCTSSPPDDRFDTSYFLYPGGPANKVAGKMYNQRGGYLKYDVYSFDRQFFKIPPDEAEYMDPQVRLLLEVVFEGLEDAGLPPSRVRGSNTSVYVGLTASEYASLASYPPGNVSQYSNSGVNSCMASNRISYEFDLKGPSYTIDTACSSSLYAIHQACEAIRNGDCQMAVAGGSNLLLLPDTSIGFCQAGMLSPDGKCKSFDAKADGYSRSEGAGVVILKPLAKAVEDGDPIYAVVRGGALTNDGRTPGIANPSYEAQIDLVDKAYNHARVSPHDVQYVEAHGTGTQVGDTTEANALGEGMARMRPKQMKPLYIGSVKSNFGHTEGAAGVAGVIKVALCLKKKKIPRVVHFQEGNPNIDFKKNGVAVPDRLIAWPKVSKGIAGCSSFGFGGANAHIVLEEFISSAAVSENIEMEVKRGFAEISAQINQQSNIDPFPTLLVMSAATKEGLERRVSDWITYLENDIGEDFQEFANSAYTSALKTQHHSHRCAVICRRKEEAISELKGKLEGMPSENFIESMARDSNQLHLVFVFSGMGTQWWGMARQLMNTVLSFRETMKKIDKILRKFGAKWSLVKLLTDETDKDRINKTEIAQPSICAVQIGLVEQWRLCGINPHAIVGHSVGEVAAAYTAGLLTLEDAVRVIYNRGRQLRHTSGSGTMLAVLHPVEEVKMKLEKGGLQKRLDVAAINSPTQIVLSGETSIIHAFSSSLKQENIKNVILKVNNAFHSYQQEVVKSRFLKKIRFLSESAENAELKYSSTVPMLSTVTNEFITRKDALDPNYWYRNIRQQVRFMPAIQKLLEEGYTNFLEIGPNPALKPALNDIFAVNNSRHSKPFTTHSLKRPRNTNALSDDLTDFMQSFAKLYVEGCQVDLGSLFSIGQYKKCLIPSYPWQRVKCSCESPSSRDLYRFPMENHALLGKRQELSHLLNSPLSVWKSEISIVTIPWLKDHVVQGNVIVPAAAFVETAFAAARELDASYTDIVLRNLLFERFLFAPDSAVATTTIETTVQEEDEERKKLFLRSRDTKSGSWVQHSTMDIYSSSITNEISSNTIKPESRLNIASIGKKFNMVLQTEDFFKLAAECGFKLGSSFQCTKKVHFSIDNAESIVFSEMSQEVQQESRKYIFHPAFLDSIFQGYAVLKYFITKRNAEAANIPFTPQFGVPSSMEEITLKGQAPRNVVFNTKLTQVGDEYFADVTVANEKTMEIFCKIKGFKFAEIRSSSDKQLLWYTKWDKVSTISNDGQHTQDMEMPESPKLRKYLILGDETNFASHLRSKFDENGDDNMGISCKSRTNKSWQTEFEEVCNMFGPTDIVFAAALTRKHDAESLLNWSTFEETQAVCGTLCVSAYNALTTIYKECYPTLWLITQGALAALDLEETQPAMTGVTAVGSTIMHENPEFPVYMVDLPLNHNSSDLAISAFHFLCKPLLYENQIALRLCEGDEGAVIVYAPRIKVEPMTSYHGSVTTKAWKLVDNGDTSWNIKTHKYEYNEEFLKEKLKWKSYATCLF